The Herpetosiphonaceae bacterium DNA segment CTTCGGCATTTCGCTGCCGATCGTCCGTGTCGGCGGCGGTTTGGTGGTGGCGATCAACGGCTGGCGGCTGCTCAACGACAAGGTCGACGATTCGATCCGGGCGACGGTGGCGGAGGGCGCGGCCGAGCTCAACGACGAGGAGATCGCCCGGCGCAGTTTCTTCCCGATCAGTTTCCCGCTGACGGTCGGTCCTGGAACCATCGCCGCCTCGATCGCGCTGGGCACCAAGGCGGCGCCGACCCCGCTGGTCTACGTCAGCTCGATCGTCGCCGCGGTGGTCGGCGCCACGCTCACTGCGCTGGTGATCTACGCGAGCTACCTCTTCGCCGCGCCCTTGCTGCGGCGGCTCGGTGACCTCGGCACCATCGTGCTGATGCGGCTCGCGGCGTTCATTCTGCTGTGCGTGGGCATCGAGATCCTCTGGAGCGGCGTCGCCGAGTTGCTCGCGCGCGGCTGAGTGCGCGCCCGATCCA contains these protein-coding regions:
- a CDS encoding MarC family protein, whose product is MRVDLWILELLKAMLLIPVTLLPIINPVANASIFIGMTGGNPSLVRLMAKQIAVNCWFLLVAALLVGAYVLDFFGISLPIVRVGGGLVVAINGWRLLNDKVDDSIRATVAEGAAELNDEEIARRSFFPISFPLTVGPGTIAASIALGTKAAPTPLVYVSSIVAAVVGATLTALVIYASYLFAAPLLRRLGDLGTIVLMRLAAFILLCVGIEILWSGVAELLARG